In Oryza sativa Japonica Group chromosome 1, ASM3414082v1, the genomic stretch tactgctcttctctcttctcttttattttcttaaaatatgtttatagctggcttatagtctactATTGCTCCTGCTCTTATATTCTTAGAGCTGATCAGCTTGAGCAGGAGAGCAACATGAAGGGTACAGTGCATAAATATGAATCCACGAAAAGTATAGGAAGAAAACTTCAGTGCCATGAGGGACCCCATATGGGGCCATGCTATACAGCTGAAATGTGCATGCCTTTAAACATTCACAGTAATCAACCTCTTAGAATATATTCCACCAAAAACTATTATCTCCTCGACGGTTGCCATGATTGTACggacatgcatgtatatatagtgaaacagtTCACCCTGTCTTTTCTTCAGATATAATATTAGTACTCATCAGTCGTCAATTAAATTTGACCAATCAACCAATCGTACTaattaaattatattaattGCTTGATCGCCATGTTTAAAGCAGCGTGCCTGTACGTGCATGATCGACCTACATATAATATTTCCTATGTTTTAATTTAGTGCTTTAGTTTAATTACACTCTTTTGGGGATCTTAATTAATTTCGAGAAAAACAAAGCACACTTTGGcagaaattaaaaatatatatacctgGACTGGATGAAATTAAGAGGACTCGAATGTGAAAATAAAACAAGTTTGCGTGGCCTGTCCTTAGAACAGAATACATGATCAGAAAACATGCACAACCACGCGGGAAGGAACAGGAGGCCCAGATGGATGCGTACAGGAAAAAGTACATACTAGTAAGTGTGCATCTTTCTTTTGCCTGAAAGCGACAATTAAATTGTTTCaccaaaaaaaaccaattaaaattATCAGTAAAAATACTAAAATAGCTAAGAATATATGTATGCTCATGGACCATTTCTGTGGAAAAAGCATGCTGGCTTGCACGAatcaaatttaattaaatatGGTACACATCAAAACTAAATAATAGCATCGACCAAAATAGTCGATTACTAACAGAGATTCTCGTAGCCACACATGCCTAAACAGTAGGCACAAACGAACACTTGCCTGAAAAGATCACGCAAAAAATATAGCATAAAATGACAGTCTCAACAGTGTAAAGTTTGCAAGAATGTGCAATTAGAAGCTAACATAAACACAAAACTAGCTATCATACATACGAGTGAAGGGCTGGAAGCAGCTAAGCTGAAAGCTCAACACAACATATACTACCAATCTAGCTACAAGGCCACTCCAAGTCGCATATATACTAGTATCTATAAGCTAGGCTGTTCTCTCTTTCCATTCGTCAAGAACTACCACGACGTCGACATCATAATCGTCAGAGAGCTCGAGAAATTTTTTAGTATCTTTGATCCAGATCGATCATGGAGCAAGAAGCTGCCATGGTCGTCTTCTCCTGCAACTCCGGCTCCGGtgggtcgtcgtcgacgaccgATTCAaagcaagaggaggaggaggaggaggagttggccGCAATGGAGGAAGACGAGTTGATCCACGTCGTCCAGGCGGCGGAGCTGCGGctgccgtcgtcgacgacggcgacgcggccgtCGTCGCGGTACAAGGGGGTGGTGCCGCAGCCGAACGGGCGGTGGGGGGCGCAGATCTACGAGCGGCACGCGCGGGTGTGGCTCGGGACGTTccccgacgaggaggcggcggcgcgcgcctacGACGTGGCGGCGCTCCGCTTCCGGGGGCGCGACGCCGTCACCAaccgcgccccggcggcggagggcgcgtccgccggcgagctcgcgttCCTGGCCGCGCACTCCAAGGCGGAGGTCGTGGACATGCTGCGGAAGCACACCTACGACGACGAGCTCCAGCAGGGCCTCCGCCGCGGCTCGCGCGCGCAGCCGACGCCGCGGTGGGCGCGCGAGCCGCTGTTCGAGAAGGCCGTGACGCCGAGCGACGTCGGCAAGCTCAACCGCCTCGTGGTGCCCAAGCAGCAGGCCGAGAGGCATTTCCCGttcccgctccgccgccacagCTCCGACGCCGCCGGCAAGGGCGTGCTCCTCAACttcgaggacggcgacggcaaggtgTGGCGATTCCGGTACTCGTACTGGAACAGCAGCCAGAGTTACGTGCTCACCAAGGGGTGGAGCCGATTCGTGAGGGAGAAGGGCCTCCGACCAGGCGACACCGTGGCCTTCtcccggtcggcggcggcgtgggggacGGAGAAGCACCTCCTCATCGACTGCAAGAAGATGGAGAGGAACAACCTGGCAACCGTCGACGACGATGCCCGTGTCGTCGTCAAGCTGTTCGGCGTTGACATCGCCGGAGACAAGACGAGGTAACACGCAAGCGCAGCTAGCTGCATCGTATCGATCATATATATCACCCCggcgccttcttcttcttcttcttcttcttcttcttcttcttcttcttcttcttcttcttcttcttcttcttcttcttcacttgTTCTTCGTTTTCTTCCTCTTCGATCTTCTCATTCATCTTCTGTTGCTGCCCTAGCTAcaatgatcgatcgatggatgatcCATATCATCGTTGATCCTTCGCTTCACATCAGGTTCATCATTCCTAGCTACATCGATATATGTACCTATAATTTGATGATGAGATGAACttcttcaaaattcaaattaatcTCTGAAGAAACCAACGGAGAATTAGGATCAGAGTGTGCTAGCTACATGTGAGCTAGAGATTAGAGAAATTTAAGAGTGTGTGTTATATGTAAATATATCGATCATTGCCAGATCGATCGAGGCGAAACTATAGAATTTTGCCTTGGGGTTTAATTAGCCTTAATTTGTACCCAAAAATTGAAACAAATCCGTCCCACGCATTGCATTGGGATGTGTAATCCGGGTTTCCATATGCATGGTTATGGGAATGTGCCATGTGTCTGCTATTGCTATATATAGTTATTAGTCTAGCTACATTTCCAAATCACATGTTAAATTTGTTGTTCTCATAATGGATTCCTCTGTTGGAGATGACTGTTCCTACAATATTATATTCGAACTTTTATGATCTCTTACTGTATGCTTGCTTCTTCTGCCTACATTTAACTTACTGTACTTGTTTAGCTAGGGTTACAGTAAAACTCCCTCTTCTTAATTTCCTTCTAATTACAAACTCGATTCTTCAAACATATATATTCAGTTCAGACTCATCCAAACCGCCTCTCTCTATAATTCACACATTGCATGCCAGTTACTTCCTCTGCTTAGTTAATTACAAAGGAGCACGTATGCACATATCCCAAGATTCAGTACGTTAGTTTTGACTAGCAAATAGACTCACATTTAGTGATATATGCATGCACAAAGTAGTGGTACCACCACTACTGTAAATGTACTTCCAAATATATACTCACTATATCCTATAACAACGGTATATAAAAAATGAGTACCACTAAGGAGGAATTTGGTTATCAGATAATAGAAGGAATTTTGAGTGTGTTGAGATTCAGACCTTGTAGCTGAAACCACATACCCTTTACCACGACAGCATCTCAATTAACGGCAGTATATTGCAAGTAGGAATTTATGGTTAGAGTTCAATACAACTAAAATATATATCGCCTTAAGATCGAGAAGTTATATATGATATGGACAGTAGTGCAGTGGGTGTGCACTTTCAGAATCGAAATGAAGCCTATGCGTGTTTAAATATATAAAGAGATATTACTTTTCAGGTATTGAGAACTGATCAGCTCTATTGCTTGCATGCTAGCTAGTTCTTTATCTCCCAAATTTAATTAACCAGTTTGCTCCTACAGGTAAAATAACCATACATTATATTTCTTTCCGAGTTAGTTTGTTTTTCGGCTTAATTATTTTGCTTAGCCCATCGAACCAAACACATCCtatgggggtgtttagatccagtaGTGTAAAGTTTTGGACTGTCACATTGAATATTATATAGAATGTTGCATggggtgtttgggcactaataaaaaaactaattacagaatccgtaaccgtgagacgaatttattgagcataattaatccatcattaacaaatatatattgtagtaccatattgtcaaatcatgtaaCAATTAGGcacaaaagattcgtctcgcaaattagtcgcaatttgtgcaattagttttttaagcctatatttaatactttatgcatgtgttcaaatgttcgatgtgacagggtgaaaaattttggggtgggatctaaacagggcctaagtatAGTTTGCACAATTTAATTTGTTATATATAGTTGTATTTGGTATATAGATGGAATATATTCCTGAGCCGGCAATGGAGGACGAGGTACTCACGTGTGGTACGGTCGCCGGATGCATCAGAGGCTTGGGAGAGAAAATGTTTAGAATTTTCTggatttttcaaagaaaaaactATACCAATGCAGCATGCTTCCTGCTATTAATTTCCATGAATTTAATTGGAAGCATAGATCAATCATACAAAGGTTGCAGGAGTATCTACAAATTATCACAAGTTTTTTGAGTGAAAAGTTTTTAGATATAACTAATAGTATAACTGTGAATGaaccgagctcgagcgagcccGTTTGCCCAGGCTCGAGCTCGACATAAGCTTGAGCCGGGCCTATTGCACCTTCGAGCTTTTAGACAAGTTCGGTTCGAGCTCGGCCATAAGtaagataatatatattttaatgataatctcttgataagtataattattttctagttaatcacactaataaaagagtagaaaatgattaaaataaatatattgtgctaacacatgctaatttattgtgtaaattgatattaatatatatatttatctattggTTTATAAATCAATAAGGTGAACAAACAATATAAactatatataattaagctcggctcggtaaagctcgcgagcttttgcTCAGGCTCGAGTTCGGCTCGTTTGGAGCTTAGGCCGAGCTTGAACAGAGCCTAGGACAAGCtaagctcgagctgctcgcgagccTCGATCTTTTTTGATAGCCCTAACTATAACTGTGTTGTAACCACACTGTAACTATTatataacttatataaaacTTGTATTCAACTATAGTTAATTTGGTTGCTTAGTACCTGTATTTTACGCGTGATATGTGTGAAAATTTCTTTCTAGCAATTTTTTTCTTGTATATATAAATCTCGAGATGATCCGATGGCCACAAATCTAAAAATTTTGAGGATAAAAAACTTGCAGAAATTTTCTAGCAATTTCGTATTGTTAATTAGACGTGGATCCAACATGCATGCAAGGTCCATGATATATGAGTAGCTAGTCTCACTTATCATCTTCATCTACAGTATATAAACTCCATAACACAAAGCCAGCCAGCAAGGAACTGTCTATGTGCAGTGATCATAAAGTGAAGCTAATTAAGGTAGTGAACTACCTTAATATCATACCATACGTTTTGTGTACTCCTCAACGTACACAATCCAAGGATTACCTCATCCTTGGTACGTACAATTTTATGAGATCTATTATTGTCTCAGCTGTGACTATGCAACTATGCTGTGAGGGCCACAAATTCTTTCCCACACATTTTGATCTAATGGAAGGTTGCCATTTTAATTATTTGGGAGTTAATTAACTTGACTAAATAAAGTTATTGTACATCTTATTCAAAATGTGGAGCCGCAGTTTGGACGCGTCCATATTTGATCATATTACAAATTAATttgttatatatatgcatgtcacAAGCAATACTATGCcacaaatacatatatgtatacgcGTGTGTTTGTTTCGATTGGAACCACAATTAAGTGAGTTATTCTGAGCATGCACTACTTTGTACGCATCACCTTCAGAATGCTGCAACAATTTAATTACTTTTATAgctacattatatatatatacttaatctACTGTACGTCCCAGTTAATTGCTCTGCGCTGATATATCTTTGTACATCTGATAGTCTCGTAATATACTCAATCTGTCTTCTAGCATTCATCATCCGGAGGAGGCAGGTGTTTAGACTGCTTTCTCCTTAGCTCAATGGACTTTGAGGCCCATATAATAATCTAAGTATCTAATGTATTTAGGCCTGGCCCAACCTAATCCAATTcagcgtaaaaaaaaaaactaatccaaTTACAGTGCATTGTAATTTTGCTGACTGCATATGCAGCCGGTCTTGCCTGTATGCTTGCAATTGATGCACACTAGCAGAAATGCAGAATGCAGGGGAAGGACAAGAAAGTTTCATGATGTAAATGGTGTGTATCAAATGCTAATCATGATCGGTAATTAGCAGACAGGTGAGCTGCACATCACTTCAATTATGGGCACcaattttgggacgaaggtgTAGTACTAATCTGAACTATATGAAGCCATGCATTTAATTTTGTTGTGGACTTGTACGTGGTACAGTCGATCTAGTGATGATACAGTGTTTAAGGGATTTTAACTCTTCATGAGATGTCACTGTGCAGATGTCatgctttatttttttagtgaaaTTTGCTATAAGACACttaaaatttgtgtaatttgctTGTAAATATCGTAAAAATATGTCACGACTGAAAGACACttaaaaaacaataattttGTTACGGGACACTTTCAGTTCAATTTGATAGAGAAATTCTTCAAAAAGACGAGAATGCCCCTCGGGTCAAAAGCTTTTAAGCCGAGTTTGAAGTGAAGATGGCATATGATATTTGCTAGTGATTTACTTCTGGTGATGACAAATTTAGAGTTGCATAATTTCTAAATGTTTACTCTAACACCATGTTTAAAGCATGTGTTCATAGGGACATTCTTGTCTTTCTTAAGAATTTGTTTCTCCGATTGAGCTGAAAGTATCCTCCAGCAAATTACCACCTTTTTAGGATGTCTTTCAGCTATGACACGTGTTTTTGATGTCTATTAGCAAATTTCACAAGTTttggatgtcctgtagcaaaattacCTATTTTTTAAACTTGGAgaaattatatatgttcatgCCTCATGTTGAACTCAAACGATAACTTCATCCCTAGTTTTCTTACTTTATGTTTCCTCTTATTTTTAAATCTAAATCTTGTGTTTGCCCATATTCCATCTGAAGGAGTACTTAACAATGTTAAAAACATCGATGTATGGTCTTGCAAATTTACCACAATTTTTATGAGGACTTTGTAATTTAATTTCCCCCTTTTGACATCAAGCCTTTTGACATGCATTTTCACAAATCTAGTTAAAAAAAGAGCAAGCACAAACTTTTCATGAATTTTACCAATGTATTTAACATGAGTTTTCACACCGTCAAGTCCTCCTAATTGAATGGGAACAATCACAAGCATCACTTCAAAAAAGAtaccaaaataaaaacaaatcaaaACTAGAAATGAACAGAGGGGTAAGAATGGAATTGCCCCTTAATTTTCCTTGTTGCATATTCATGGCTACAGTACATTTAGCCAGAGATGCATGAttatttcttttggattttaatCATGGTCACTTATGTTGCATGAGTTGCGAGGTAAATACATCTATTGAGGCACTACTAGGAAAACGATTTTCGCAGACGAGGTGCGTCTATCTTCCTAGGCAGATAACATTGTTGCCATCATCCGTCCGCCTGCAAAATAGGGAGGCGGGGGATCAAGATGGCCGTCCGCTTGCAAAGATCAATCTTCCCATGCCTTTGCCTACAGGGGGGCGACCGTCCGCCTGGGAAGACAAATTTTGGTCTCCTGCAAAAATGGTTTTCCTAGCTAGTAGTGAGGTGAGAAGGGCAACCACTATATTTACCATCTTGCTAACTAGTGCCCCACATGTTGTTACGatatataattaaattcaaaatagtataaaaataataatgaaaTTTGTATATACTGGTTAAAAATGGTGTAGGCATTGGACATCAGCTCTCCTAGCTGATCGAGTTGTAACCAGTGTATATGTAAGTCGTgggtgttttcttttcttcttctttgtggggaagggggggggggtttatCAACTACAGGTAGTGAAGTTTATCTGATGGTTCATATATACACGTAAGACATGTTCAAGTGTGCATTGGTTTAACAAAGAGACTAAATAATAGGGGTATCTGTGAAAGCTCACACCTGTATGAACTGCTCAATTGGAGAAACGAGGTAGGATAGTGTCACTACTACTAAAGAGAATATAATGTGGAATGAGAGAATTGCTCCTTGAGTGTGTGTTTTGAGAGTGAATAATTGGTCTCCTTTTATAGCTGCTTATGACGGTGGTTAAGGTCGGTAACtcccacaaccgtcattgggaagcAACCAGGAGCTGCCACTTGGTTTGGCCGACCCCTGGGCCCCACCTCTCTCCACCGCCTTTCACCAgagattgacatgtgggtcgcTAAGGCAGTGCACGACGGTTTGGCCCCACTCTAAGTTGGTTTGAGCTGACTTGTGGGCCCATCAATTCATTTGCTCTCATGTGATTCGCCAGAGGTGTGTTTCTTTGAATGCCGGCTCATTTCTCCTTCACCTTAGTGTATAATTCATGCACCCATAGTAATTCTCCAAGACAAGTGGAACTAAATTTACTTGTAACTAATATACGTGTAAGAAATGATAgttctctctttatttattgAGGTAATTGACGTGTCAAAATTGGTacttaacgaccgtcaacagtcaTGCAACTCAGTCACCCAAAAAAACCGACCACCCCTCCAACTCTCGTTACTCTCATGTAATCCTGTTGGCCACGTCCTCCTTTCTTGGCCATAATTGAAGAGGCGATACAAAACGACAAGGCAAAGATGTCCCCACTGTCGTTCCTCTCTATGCCTCCCTCAAAGATGTCCCCACCTCCACCCGTCCCCACCCTCGTCTGAGGAGATGGTCACCCTTCCCACCACTATTCCCCTCCCCATCCCTGTCCTTGTGTGCTAGCACCTATCGCCGAGGGAGGCCACCGCGTCTGCCTCGAGCAGTCGCCATTGGCCAGAGATGGAGGCCGCATCAACCTCCATTCATCCCCATAGGGGTGGACAAAAATACCCCGAAGGCTGCAAACTGAACAAAACTGAGCTAAATTGAACCGAAGTGTCGATTCTTTGGGGCATAGGTTTACCCTTCGATTAATGTATTGTGTTTGATCAATCTATGGTCTTTTCTACGGTTTTTAATTCTCATGAACCGGACAACTCGAGGAAACTGGAAAGTCCGAACCACAGGTCCACCAAACGTTGTATAGCGACAAACCTGGCAATGTGCAAGCTTTAAGGCTCAACACCCAAAGCCCACATATCTAACAATAATACATCTCCTAGAGTACTCCAGTACTGTTCATCGTTGTTTCGTAATCGTGCGAAGCCGTGGCCGGATTTCTACCCTACCGCCGCAACCGTTTCACGGGTCCGTGCCGCTCGCCGCCCCCAGCTCCTTTGGACGACTACCCTGTGCAACTGCGCATACAATTACCACATAGCTCGGTCATGGTCTACTAGTTGCCCAAACCTCTCCAAGTTCCAAGACTCCTGCTATGTGAGGTCAGAAAAACTCCTTGTCTCTTGATCTGCCATTGTATGTGTCATCAAGTGATTTCTTTGAGTATCTTGTGCTTTGGAATTCTTGCCAACGTGTTCCCACGATTTGTTCGGTAAAACCGAACAACAGAACCAAAGTTACTCAGTTTACTCGGTTCGGctttctattttttctataaacactTCGGTTGTCATAGCTAGAAAACCGAACTTTTATTAAACCGATGAAACGGAACACTCAGCCCTAAGTCCCCTAGAGCTTCTTTCACACTACGAGGAGCTTGCCTCCACCTTCTCTAATCCTCAGCAAGTCTAGACCAGCGCCCTTCATCTTCGACAAGTCGTCATCCACAGATGCTATCTCCCGTCTTTGCCTCCCATCCTCCACTAGACCATGCTCCGGGCCCTTTCTCAACAACATGCGGTTACTTCGGTTATGACCGAAGACCGGACCGAAATTTTGGGTGCCTGAATTGTCGATCGCAAAATCTACAGTGCCAAGTTCAGGCATCATTTTTAGAAGACCGAAGTTTTTTTTTACCCGAATTACGTAGACCAAAATCTCGGTCAGCAACAAATGCCCACCCCTGAGTATGCCGATCGGGATACGTGGCACCCGTTGGACCTCTTTCTTAGGTCAGCAGGTGTCACCAATAGTCCCGATTGAGCGGCCGAAGTCACTCCTTGGATTAGGCTTGGCCAGCCAACCCACTCATAGGGCGGTTGGTCCACCACCTCACTTGGGCTTGTCTTGGTGAAATTGGGTTAATGGCCAAGGCATTGGACGTGGTCGGCCGGCCTAGTTTAACTTGGTGGCTGACCCTTCCAAGGGGTCCAAAGGCCCTCCGGCTAGGCTTGTCTTGGTGAAATTAGGTTAATGGCCAAGGCATTGGACGTGGTCGGCTGGCCTAGTTTAACTTGGTGGCTGACCCTTCCAAGGGGTCCAAAGGCCCTCCGGCTAAGGTGGTGACCAGCCTGATTGCTGGCCCTTGTTCTAGGTCGGTCGACCACCCTCGGCTCTATAGGATGACGGCTCTATAGGATGACTTGTTTTTCTGGTCGTCGTATCTGCTTCGTCCACACTCCAAGTCACACGTATGTACTAAGATTACACACATATCTATTCACGTTCCTTATTCGATCTTTCTAGTTTTgacttgtttaatttttttttcatacacacacacctCCCATGCACATCAATATAGAAATCTCAACTTCATGTGCACCATGATTAATTTGGCATATTATTCATGAACTGTCTTAACCCTCATAAACCTCAACATTTTGGCATATTTTACATCACAACTTTCCCCCAACTTTTAATCATTTACTTCTATTTTTTGAAACATATATGATTTCAAGTAGTAATAATCTCAAGTTATATGTAAGAGCATATTTCCAAAGTTTAATCTATTTTTTGAAACATATATGATTTCAAGTAGTGATAATCTCAAGTTGTATGTAAGAGCATATTTCCAAAGTTTAACCGTTCAAGGCTCTTATCCTATTCACCCTAGGAGGGCTAGGACATAGGGGTGTATATCCAGTATAGGATCGGGTCTTTCCCACCCAAAAAGTAGCTAATGAAATGAGAGACTCCCCTACTTATATATTACATCATTTGTCCTTCCATAATCTATGTGAGACTATTTAACGTATCCTAACAGATAAGTATAAGGTCTTTGGCAGCGTCGTGAGACAAATACATGTGGTGCCGACATAGGGAAATTAAGCTGGCTAGATAGCTAGCTAGGGATGCAGGTGacacgtcgacggcgacggctagcTGATGCATACATTGGTACGGTTGATCAGCTGATTAAGTGTCCCTTAATAATTTAATGTTTCCCGATATGATCAATCTCTCTAAATATATCGCTAATTAtacttgtttttttcttcttcttctggcaGGAATTCAGGCTCGTTCTTAATTTGATTGGTTCATGAACCCCTGCACCAACATAGCATGTCTCAATTAACGTACGTGTGTACCAGGCTACCGGTAGCTTAATTAGCCAGTGATGGAATTTGATTATTAATTTGGCTTTAAATTAGTTCCGGACAATTCCCtgatccatctatctatcttgTGTGACTATCTACTTCCAATTAAGGCCCCCGGTCGGCAGATGGCAAGAGTAATTAGCAAAGTTCCACAGTACAGATGCTCCCTAGGCCTATATATAGTTTAATTTTGCGCTCGTACTAGCTAGATAGATATCGAAGATATATACCTTTCAGCTCACTACTGTTTAACGTTGTTCGGCAAAGAGGAGTACTCACCAAAGTAGGCCCAAACCGACCAGGACTTAACCAACAGCTTTATATTCAATTGAGAATTTATTAATTTCATCAGCATGCAGCTGCTACTGGTCCAAATAGAGCAGCTAGCATGAATATTGTGTACTACAGCCCGGAcctctctcgatcgatcgaataTGCAAGCTAGATGCCAAGATCTATCGATCCTAGCTACACCTTAGCTGTTTCCATGGAGATGCAACGCTTGAATGGCAAATGGATTTTTGAAAGAGGGTGACTAGCTATAACTTGTCTctgatcgatctctctctctcgctaaTTTGAAGAAATGGTAACAGAGAGTTACTGTTGATATGATTCACTGAAAGGAGGATGCTTACAAGAAAACATCGAGTAACT encodes the following:
- the LOC107277455 gene encoding putative AP2/ERF and B3 domain-containing protein Os01g0140700; this encodes MEQEAAMVVFSCNSGSGGSSSTTDSKQEEEEEEELAAMEEDELIHVVQAAELRLPSSTTATRPSSRYKGVVPQPNGRWGAQIYERHARVWLGTFPDEEAAARAYDVAALRFRGRDAVTNRAPAAEGASAGELAFLAAHSKAEVVDMLRKHTYDDELQQGLRRGSRAQPTPRWAREPLFEKAVTPSDVGKLNRLVVPKQQAERHFPFPLRRHSSDAAGKGVLLNFEDGDGKVWRFRYSYWNSSQSYVLTKGWSRFVREKGLRPGDTVAFSRSAAAWGTEKHLLIDCKKMERNNLATVDDDARVVVKLFGVDIAGDKTR